Proteins encoded by one window of Salvia splendens isolate huo1 chromosome 14, SspV2, whole genome shotgun sequence:
- the LOC121763539 gene encoding ATP-dependent DNA helicase At3g02060, chloroplastic-like isoform X1, which translates to MTVMASPKIFGPSLSSMDALNCAPFINWRDFNTGRGADAKRWFRFGFRLRVTARGALWSSPLTPRDTNGAGTSRTRRTPVESERRDSISLLNERIRREHCKRESQPSRPSMDAKEADMYIQKVKEQQQRGLQKLKGERVGGDASASSFSYKVDPYSLRSGDYVVHKKVGIGRFVGVKYDVPKGASSEPIEYVFIEYADGMAKLPVKQAARMLYRYNLPNESKKPPTLSKLNDTTIWERRRIKGKVAVQKMVVDLMELYLHRLKQKRPTYPKVATTSEFTSQFPYEPTPDQKQAFMDVERDLTERENPMDRLICGDVGFGKTEVALRAIFCVVSAGKQAMVLAPTIVLAKQHFDVISERFSSYHNIRVGLLSRFQTKSEKEQHLEMIKNGELEIIVGTHSLLGDRVVYNKLGLLVVDEEQRFGVKQKEKIASFKTSVDVLTLSATPIPRTLYLALTGFRDASLISTPPPERVPIKTLLSAYTKERVTSAINHELDRGGQVFYVLPRIKGLEEVMEFLEQSYPNIEIAIAHGKQYSRQLEDTMEKFSQGHIKILICTNIVESGLDIQNANTIIIQDVQQFGLAQLYQLRGRVGRADKEAHAYLFYPDKSLLSDLALERLAALEECKDLGQGFQIAERDMAIRGFGNIFGEQQTGDVGNVGIDLFFEMLFESLSKVDEHRVIAVPYHSVQFDVNLNPHLPSEYINYLENPMEILDEAEKAAEKHIWNLIQFTENLRRQYGKEPYSMEILLKKLYVRRMAADLGITTVYASGKMVQMKTNMSKKVFKLMMDSMTSEVHRTSLVFEYGSIKAELLLELPREQLLDWIFQCLSELYASLPALIKY; encoded by the exons ATGACTGTAATGGCATCACCAAAAATCTTCGGTCCATCACTCTCCTCCATGGACGCACTCAATTGCGCTCCCTTCATCAATTGGAGAGATTTCAATACCGGCCGCGGGGCTGATGCAAAGCGCTGGTTTCGATTCGGCTTCAGATTAAGAGTAACAGCGAGAGGTGCTCTCTGGTCGTCGCCGCTGACCCCGCGCGACACCAACGGCGCCGGGACCTCCAGAACTCGGAGGACTCCGGTTGAAAGCGAGCGGCGCGACTCCATATCGCTGCTGAATGAGAGGATTCGCCGTGAGCACTGCAAGAGGGAATCTCAGCCTTCGAGGCCGTCCATGGACGCCAAAGAGGCGGATATGTACATTCAGAAGGTGAAGGAGCAGCAGCAGAGGGGTTTGCAGAAGCTCAAGGGGGAAAGAGTGGGCGGCgacgcctccgcctcctccttcAGTTATAAGGTGGATCCGTATAGTCTCCGCTCCGGAGACTATGTGGTTCACAAGAAGGTTGGAATTGGGCGTTTTGTCGGTGTTAAGTATGATGTTCCTAAAGGAGCTTCATCGGAGCCAATTGAGTATGTTTTCATAGAGTATGCCGATGGAATGGCGAAGCTACCAGTTAAGCAGGCAGCACGCATGCTATACCGCTACAATCT TCCAAATGAATCCAAAAAGCCACCGACATTGAGCAAATTGAATGATACCACTATATGGGAGAGGAGGAGAATTAAGGGTAAAGTTGCTGTTCAGAAAATGGTTGTTGACTTGATGGAGTTGTACTTGCATAGACTCAAACAGAAGCGGCCTACCTACCCAAAGGTTGCTACCACGTCTGAATTTACTTCCCAGTTCCCATACGAACCAACCCCTGATCAAAAACAG GCATTCATGGATGTGGAAAGGGATCTGACGGAGAGAGAAAACCCTATGGATAGACTGATTTGCGGGGATGTTGGTTTTGGTAAAACTGAAGTTGCATTACGTGCCATATTTTGTGTGGTCTCAGCTGGAAAACAGGCAATGGTTTTGGCCCCAACAATTGTGCTGGCCAAACAACATTTTGATGTTATCTCAGAGCGGTTCTCTAGCTACCATAATATCAGGGTTGGACTTCTAAGTAGGTTTCAG ACCAAGTCAGAGAAAGAGCAGCATCTAGAGATGATTAAGAATGGTGAGCTGGAGATTATAGTTGGGACACATTCGCTGCTGGGTGATCGTGTTGTGTATAATAAACTTGGCCTGCTTGTTGTTGACGAGGAACAG AGATTTGGCGTTAAACAGAAAGAGAAGATCGCTTCATTCAAGACTTCTGTTGATGTGCTCACACTTTCAGCAACACCTATTCCACGAACACTTTATTTGGCACTGACTGGATTCCGTGATGCCAG TTTGATATCAACGCCACCTCCGGAGAGGGTCCCAATAAAAACCCTTCTTTCTGCATACACAAAAGAGAGGGTGACCTCTGCAATTAACCATGAGTTGGACCGTGGTGGCCAAGTGTTTTATGTTTTGCCTCGTATTAAGG GGCTTGAAGAGGTTATGGAATTTCTGGAACAGTCCTATCCAAATATTGAGATTGCAATAGCTCATGGAAAG CAATACTCTAGACAGCTTGAGGACACCATGGAAAAGTTTTCGCAGGGGCATATTAAGATTTTAATATGCACAAACATAGTTGAAAGTGGGCTTGACATTCAAAATGCCAACACCATTATAATTCAAGATGTTCAGCAATTTGGCCTTGCTCAATTGTATCAG TTGCGTGGAAGGGTGGGCCGAGCAGATAAAGAGGCTCATGCATACCTATTTTACCCGGATAAGTCGCTGCTTTCTGATCTAGCACTT GAAAGACTTGCTGCTTTAGAAGAATGTAAAGATCTGGGCCAAGGGTTTCAAATTGCAGAAAGAGACATGGCTATTAGAGGCTTTGGTAACATATTCGGTGAGCAACAAACAGGGGATGTTGGGAATGTTGGGATCGATCTTTTCTTTGAAATGCTGTTTGAGAGCCTATCCAAG GTAGATGAACACCGCGTAATTGCTGTTCCTTACCACTCAGTGCAG tttgatgtgaatttgaaTCCACATCTCCCCTCTGAGTATATCAATTATCTAGAGAACCCCATGGAAATACTAGATGAAGCTGAGAAAGCTGCTGAAAAACATATCTGGAATCTGATTCAATTTACTGAAAATCTACGCCGGCAATATGGAAAAGAGCCTTACTCCATGGAAATATTGTTGAAGAAGCTATATGTAAGGAGAATGGCTGCAGATTTAGGTATCACTACAGTATATGCTTCAGGCAAGATGGTTCAAATGAAAACGAACATGAGCAAAAAGGTTTTCAAGCTGATGATGGATTCAATGACATCTGAAGTACATCGAACTTCTCTTGTTTTTGAGTATGGATCAATCAAG GCTGAACTCCTACTCGAACTTCCAAGAGAACAGTTGCTCGATTGGATCTTCCAGTGTTTATCTGAACTTTATGCTTCGCTACCGGCCTTGATAAAGTATTAG
- the LOC121763539 gene encoding ATP-dependent DNA helicase At3g02060, chloroplastic-like isoform X2 yields the protein MTVMASPKIFGPSLSSMDALNCAPFINWRDFNTGRGADAKRWFRFGFRLRVTARGALWSSPLTPRDTNGAGTSRTRRTPVESERRDSISLLNERIRREHCKRESQPSRPSMDAKEADMYIQKVKEQQQRGLQKLKGERVGGDASASSFSYKVDPYSLRSGDYVVHKKVGIGRFVGVKYDVPKGASSEPIEYVFIEYADGMAKLPVKQAARMLYRYNLPNESKKPPTLSKLNDTTIWERRRIKGKVAVQKMVVDLMELYLHRLKQKRPTYPKVATTSEFTSQFPYEPTPDQKQAFMDVERDLTERENPMDRLICGDVGFGKTEVALRAIFCVVSAGKQAMVLAPTIVLAKQHFDVISERFSSYHNIRVGLLSRFQTKSEKEQHLEMIKNGELEIIVGTHSLLGDRVVYNKLGLLVVDEEQRFGVKQKEKIASFKTSVDVLTLSATPIPRTLYLALTGFRDASLISTPPPERVPIKTLLSAYTKERVTSAINHELDRGGQVFYVLPRIKGLEEVMEFLEQSYPNIEIAIAHGKQYSRQLEDTMEKFSQGHIKILICTNIVESGLDIQNANTIIIQDVQQFGLAQLYQLRGRVGRADKEAHAYLFYPDKSLLSDLALERLAALEECKDLGQGFQIAERDMAIRGFGNIFGEQQTGDVGNVGIDLFFEMLFESLSKVVHR from the exons ATGACTGTAATGGCATCACCAAAAATCTTCGGTCCATCACTCTCCTCCATGGACGCACTCAATTGCGCTCCCTTCATCAATTGGAGAGATTTCAATACCGGCCGCGGGGCTGATGCAAAGCGCTGGTTTCGATTCGGCTTCAGATTAAGAGTAACAGCGAGAGGTGCTCTCTGGTCGTCGCCGCTGACCCCGCGCGACACCAACGGCGCCGGGACCTCCAGAACTCGGAGGACTCCGGTTGAAAGCGAGCGGCGCGACTCCATATCGCTGCTGAATGAGAGGATTCGCCGTGAGCACTGCAAGAGGGAATCTCAGCCTTCGAGGCCGTCCATGGACGCCAAAGAGGCGGATATGTACATTCAGAAGGTGAAGGAGCAGCAGCAGAGGGGTTTGCAGAAGCTCAAGGGGGAAAGAGTGGGCGGCgacgcctccgcctcctccttcAGTTATAAGGTGGATCCGTATAGTCTCCGCTCCGGAGACTATGTGGTTCACAAGAAGGTTGGAATTGGGCGTTTTGTCGGTGTTAAGTATGATGTTCCTAAAGGAGCTTCATCGGAGCCAATTGAGTATGTTTTCATAGAGTATGCCGATGGAATGGCGAAGCTACCAGTTAAGCAGGCAGCACGCATGCTATACCGCTACAATCT TCCAAATGAATCCAAAAAGCCACCGACATTGAGCAAATTGAATGATACCACTATATGGGAGAGGAGGAGAATTAAGGGTAAAGTTGCTGTTCAGAAAATGGTTGTTGACTTGATGGAGTTGTACTTGCATAGACTCAAACAGAAGCGGCCTACCTACCCAAAGGTTGCTACCACGTCTGAATTTACTTCCCAGTTCCCATACGAACCAACCCCTGATCAAAAACAG GCATTCATGGATGTGGAAAGGGATCTGACGGAGAGAGAAAACCCTATGGATAGACTGATTTGCGGGGATGTTGGTTTTGGTAAAACTGAAGTTGCATTACGTGCCATATTTTGTGTGGTCTCAGCTGGAAAACAGGCAATGGTTTTGGCCCCAACAATTGTGCTGGCCAAACAACATTTTGATGTTATCTCAGAGCGGTTCTCTAGCTACCATAATATCAGGGTTGGACTTCTAAGTAGGTTTCAG ACCAAGTCAGAGAAAGAGCAGCATCTAGAGATGATTAAGAATGGTGAGCTGGAGATTATAGTTGGGACACATTCGCTGCTGGGTGATCGTGTTGTGTATAATAAACTTGGCCTGCTTGTTGTTGACGAGGAACAG AGATTTGGCGTTAAACAGAAAGAGAAGATCGCTTCATTCAAGACTTCTGTTGATGTGCTCACACTTTCAGCAACACCTATTCCACGAACACTTTATTTGGCACTGACTGGATTCCGTGATGCCAG TTTGATATCAACGCCACCTCCGGAGAGGGTCCCAATAAAAACCCTTCTTTCTGCATACACAAAAGAGAGGGTGACCTCTGCAATTAACCATGAGTTGGACCGTGGTGGCCAAGTGTTTTATGTTTTGCCTCGTATTAAGG GGCTTGAAGAGGTTATGGAATTTCTGGAACAGTCCTATCCAAATATTGAGATTGCAATAGCTCATGGAAAG CAATACTCTAGACAGCTTGAGGACACCATGGAAAAGTTTTCGCAGGGGCATATTAAGATTTTAATATGCACAAACATAGTTGAAAGTGGGCTTGACATTCAAAATGCCAACACCATTATAATTCAAGATGTTCAGCAATTTGGCCTTGCTCAATTGTATCAG TTGCGTGGAAGGGTGGGCCGAGCAGATAAAGAGGCTCATGCATACCTATTTTACCCGGATAAGTCGCTGCTTTCTGATCTAGCACTT GAAAGACTTGCTGCTTTAGAAGAATGTAAAGATCTGGGCCAAGGGTTTCAAATTGCAGAAAGAGACATGGCTATTAGAGGCTTTGGTAACATATTCGGTGAGCAACAAACAGGGGATGTTGGGAATGTTGGGATCGATCTTTTCTTTGAAATGCTGTTTGAGAGCCTATCCAAGGTCGTTCACAG GTAG